From one Phycodurus eques isolate BA_2022a chromosome 6, UOR_Pequ_1.1, whole genome shotgun sequence genomic stretch:
- the lcorl gene encoding uncharacterized protein lcorl isoform X2, with protein MAAVPCSKCTAERKGFRRELDSWRYKLIHCVGFESILEGIYGCMLTRDLNLFDDCEPKEVADWSPEANCSHCSFCSLPLDKLGDLAPATTSPLPSPSVFSLCQVPTISESSQTAHKFLQAVFHKKDASLRCDANIPRIAQELMKKMIHQFAMEYASKCLLHTTSMDITIRTSSPFSSETSDVPLDLTVSRTPEETERESDTDGVLDLSKKSGVSSTASSTLSSNVKASGCPPPSDKEELGNIEKGTHHQQSALDVVLSSLCPAHRSLLYQMLKLAHKEKLLSSPAHKPVFPTEAHCCHCGLYADDNVILHKCSARNSSSLYPSSDCGHQGCGSTTCHPRDLPLKGCKGVAPLDLNNHCMQSCRMDTYTLICPKRLHCTSSQGLPADQIKNIMCSFGPCTSICCKQHPHPYLCVTNHTCVTQLKNATGDCEPPPPVLKREQSPSPPPLSPILSDIHKLTDEMPPSLLHHKQEEEAARMVKDLPSMHQEVIVDAAKREALESWTPRSSLAEKNQSGTLLQDVVNRFSEKLDTIRPSEKDPALASSAVVSEQEQLQSLTSQNLQFPADAHLTEIITTVLHTRSPSDYNLSELFNRHDSKESRLPNTRFRRRQEVLAAMARKADGATTRRQSLKIKRELAMFDASYNRRKSSHAKRSQLNDANGAVNTSSTLFDLNIMPEEERETELNTDYQSVNGVPLSITPASNRNDETGGGEEREKDLSQAMSHDLQSKFCNHCSQDTNELPQVKTQCDRRCQKDKVSANCDAMILEYAPSGQRCGTPECDYGSVENQRQTIITDCHPGQENQSIESRRSRRNIVPPQRFSSYVTETRKMFFAACFSESIFNQRTPNTNAVTSTTSDALFQNVDVENAQFESKTNSSDLPDTFALTSREGHSSFHTESKEQNQDVQQTLAVKETVCTFKPSEETRPYPKRPSFLNTASRRLQYPNVRVMTRSATCAKNTCTSLFQYTSPIKLMFVSPLKEGVIYSLKSARSGSNAQAEELFDPCKESSWGGTPEKKRIQITECAVPLIRPNCKSTTSFDKSSRYIKSSPSHRLKSGSSPTKPPLTPKSGSSPATVFSSLTSGSSSAESAPAPFKSGSSPAKSPSSSPKSSRKSTSSPKSSSPKIASKRSGEVTPPKNPFGTENQRSPGDLESFHEITPLKRRPGRPKKLGPHLEQKVKRPIGRPRKQKPEHAATGTSMANVPTDMEEKVNKNLKITVVYGRSRRNKRMVSESFDQLQTEFRDACRAVGLKNDLNVTQNHKINLGHPKMDSPEFPEGLHYANPIKEAALHPSSKIKCQKSENVLPSRKPGRPAKVKISGISVTVTTVSPKQRKILIEKDSPKRKMNKKALLPQFQHAKEPRTVSCPSVCENLQPEEQKESQSKNSKVQNQPLAVRHSKRVSKPSVYFLHAVATSRTPTYSHSNALLRRSKQLLLNKACNQRKQEKQNRIEHSVLKRHCCEQESENISQDLTRIAGISLDSRFAPKETLCWWAASAEEKTLNQEFARRIQLISDTWVSDTVENRRVDLQFQVNTGSSSSFTKSKHSSVIQTLFSCPPTKPRSCSMQQLSSWFMETTETQSLAIVKKTSSRNHYEVMHFPRSVNKQGGKCQSPQAERLRRHLKKFAKTLPKSPLQHEKAQKRLMVIKEAPSIQNIRQQLLVHKNVRGSLHQGTTWRRPLSKYKATLLRVRRLFQTLKERKWANVRNTQVTACRPEMLIGLKPKRKALKLFKEELSEGSKISSLAQSEEPVGTPKEQNICSKAWSPETIKECRVFLKKINSPDNKSAQEWDSCTVTLDDKSASAFVFAGKKRQLVGVVQAVKRKRCTNGMAASTKPTDSARKSLQKLDEMPLGRQKGKCPGLVSAEPPPAKKLRQSRMKGLSGPRWCDFVLGS; from the exons ATGGCGGCCGTGCCGTGCTCCAAATGCACGGCAGAAAGAAAGGGCTTTCGGCGGGAACTTGACTCTTGGCGATACAAGCTGATACACTGCGTCG GATTTGAAAGCATCCTGGAGGGAATATATGGTTGTATGCTGACAAGAGACCTTAACTTATTTGATG ACTGTGAACCCAAAGAGGTGGCTGACTGGTCTCCGGAGGCAAACTGCTCCCACTGCTCATTCTGCAGCCTTCCTCTGGATAAACTCGGT GATCTTGCACCTGCAACCACCTCACCCCTCCCCTCACCCTCGGTTTTCTCTCTATGTCAAGTTCCAACCATCTCTGAGAGCAGCCAGACAGCTCACAAGTTCCTTCAAGCTGTGTTCCACAAGAAAG ACGCGTCTCTACGCTGTGATGCCAACATTCCTCGGATTGCCCAGGAGCTGATGAAGAAGATGATACACCAGTTCGCCATGGAGTATGCGTCCAAGTGCCTACTCCACACCACTTCGATGGATATTACAATAAGAACATCTTCGCCTTTTTCTTCTGAAACATCAGATGTCCCCTTGGACCTAACCGTAAGCCGAACTCCGGAGGAGACGGAAAGGGAATCTGATACAG ATGGTGTGCTTGACCTCTCCAAAAAGAGCGGCGTCAGCTCAACGGCTTCATCAACATTGTCATCGAATGTCAAAGCCTCAGG CTGCCCACCTCCTTCAGATAAAGAAGAATTGGGAAATATAGAAAAGGGGACACATCACCAGCAATCTGCGCTGGATGTTGTCCTTAGCTCTCTCTGCCCAGCACATCGTTCCTTACTCTACCAGATGCTAAAGTTGGCACACAAGGAAAAATTGCTCTCCTCCCCTGCCCACAAACCTGTTTTTCCAACAGAAGCTCACTGCTGTCATTGTGGATTGTATGCAGATGATAATGTTATCCTTCATAAGTGTAGCGCTCGTAACAGCAGTTCATTATACCCTTCGTCTGATTGTGGTCATCAAGGCTGCGGAAGCACAACGTGCCATCCCAGAGACTTGCCTCTAAAAGGTTGTAAAGGTGTAGCTCCCTTGGACCTTAACAACCACTGTATGCAAAGTTGTAGGATGGACACTTACACTCTGATTTGCCCCAAGAGGCTCCACTGTACGTCTAGTCAAGGTCTGCCTGCAGATCAAATCAAGAACATAATGTGTTCCTTTGGTCCTTGCACATCAATCTGCTGTAAGCAACATCCGCACCCTTATTTATGTGTTACAAATCACACCTGTGTGACCCAGCTTAAGAACGCAACAGGAGATTGTgagcctcctcctcctgtccTGAAAAGAGAACAGAGCCCTTCTCCTCCACCGCTTTCGCCAATCCTCTCAGATATTCATAAATTAACTGATGAAATGCCACCTTCCCTGCTTCACCATAAGCAAGAGGAAGAAGCTGCCCGCATGGTTAAAGATCTTCCAAGTATGCACCAGGAGGTAATTGTAGATGCAGCAAAAAGAGAGGCACTTGAGTCTTGGACTCCAAGAAGTAGTCTAGCTGAGAAGAACCAAAGTGGGACTTTACTGCAAGATGTTGTGAACCGCTTTAGTGAGAAACTTGATACCATCAGACCTTCAGAGAAAGATCCAGCTCTGGCCTCTTCGGCCGTTGTTTCTGAACAGGAGCAGCTACAGTCCTTAACCAGCCAAAACCTGCAATTTCCTGCTGATGCCCATCTGACTGAAATTATCACCACTGTGCTTCATACACGCAGTCCCAGTGACTATAACCTCAGTGAGCTGTTTAATCGACATGATAGCAAAGAGTCCAGGTTGCCTAATACACGCTTCCGTCGTCGCCAGGAAGTGCTTGCTGCAATGGCGAGAAAGGCTGATGGTGCTACAACCCGAAGGcaaagtttgaaaattaaacgaGAGCTTGCAATGTTTGATGCGTCATACAATAGAAGAAAGTCATCACATGCAAAGAGATCACAATTAAACGATGCTAATGGTGCTGTAAATACATCTAGCACTTTGTTTGACTTAAACATAATGCCAGAAGAGGAAAGAGAAACTGAGTTGAATACGGACTATCAAAGCGTTAACGGGGTACCACTCAGTATCACTCCCGCAAGTAACAGAAATGatgaaacgggggggggggaggaaaggGAAAAAGACCTGAGCCAAGCAATGTcccatgatttgcaaagcaaaTTTTGTAACCATTGTTCTCAAGATACAAATGAACTGCCACAGGTGAAGACTCAGTGTGACAGACGTTGCCAAAAGGACAAGGTTAGTGCAAATTGTGATGCCATGATTCTTGAATATGCCCCGTCAGGTCAACGCTGTGGCACTCCTGAGTGTGATTATGGGTCAGTTGAAAATCAAAGACAAACTATCATTACAGACTGTCATCCAGGTCAAGAAAACCAGAGCATTGAGTCAAGGAGGTCACGGAGAAACATTGTCCCTCCACAAAGATTCTCCTCTTACGTCACAGAAACCAGGAAGATGTTCTTTGCAGCTTGTTTCTCTGAAAGTATATTTAACCAGAGAACTCCTAATACAAATGCCGTCACGTCTACCACCTCAGATGCCTTATTTCAAAATGTAGATGTTGAGAATGCTCAGTTTGAATCAAAAACCAATTCGTCTGATCTCCCAGACACCTTTGCATTAACCAGTAGAGAAGGACACAGTTCATTTCATACAGAATCAAAAGAGCAAAACCAGGATGTGCAACAAACTCTAGCAGTCAAAGAGACTGTGTGCACTTTCAAACCTTCGGAAGAAACACGGCCATATCCAAAAAGACCATCATTCTTGAACACTGCGTCAAGAAGGCTCCAATACCCAAATGTCAGGGTTATGACCAGGTCTGCTACCTGTGCTAAGAATACTTGTACCTCTCTATTCCAGTACACAAGCCCAATTAAGTTAATGTTTGTATCACCATTAAAAGAAGGTGTCATATATAGTCTTAAATCAGCAAGGTCTGGCTCAAATGCACAAGCAGAGGAACTTTTTGACCCATGCAAAGAGTCCTCATGGGGAGGGACACCTGAGAAGAAGCGAATCCAGATCACTGAATGTGCCGTGCCACTTATCAGGCCTAATTGCAAATCCACTACCTCATTTGATAAATCTTCACGGTACATAAAGTCTTCTCCTTCACATAGACTAAAGTCTGGTTCTTCACCAACCAAGCCACCTTTAACACCAAAGTCTGGTTCTTCACCTGCCACGGTTTTCTCATCACTTACGTCAGGTTCTTCATCAGCTGAGTCAGCTCCTGCTCCATTTAAGTCGGGTTCTTCACCAGCTAAGTCCCCTTCCTCATCACCCAAGTCATCTCGAAAATCCACTTCTTCGCCCAAGTCTTCATCCCCCAAAATAGCCTCTAAGAGATCAGGTGAAGTTACTCCACCTAAGAATCCATTCGGAACGGAGAATCAAAGATCACCTGGGGACTTGGAGTCATTCCATGAAATCACTCCCCTGAAAAGACGCCCAGGCCGGCCAAAGAAGCTGGGGCCACATCTGGAGCAAAAAGTGAAGAGACCAATTGGTCGACCACGTAAACAGAAGCCTGAGCATGCAGCAACAGGGACAAGCATGGCAAATGTACCAACAGACATGGAGGAGAAAGTCAACAAGAACCTCAAAATAACTGTAGTCTACGGCCGTTCAAGAAGAAACAAACGAATGGTATCGGAGAGCTTTGATCAGCTCCAAACAGAGTTTAGAGATGCCTGTCGAGCAGTAGGTCTTAAAAACGACCTGAATGTAACACAAAACCATAAAATCAATTTAGGTCATCCCAAAATGGATTCACCAGAATTCCCTGAGGGTTTACATTATGCCAACCCTATAAAAGAGGCCGCACTCCACCCTAGCAGTAAGATCAAATGCCAGAAAAGCGAGAATGTGTTACCCTCAAGGAAACCAGGTAGACCAGCAAAAGTTAAAATCTCTGGAATCTCAGTCACTGTGACCACAGTGTCACCAAAGCAACGTAAAATTTTGATTGAGAAGGACTCtcccaaaagaaaaatgaacaagaaagcACTCCTGCCACAATTTCAACATGCCAAAGAGCCCAGAACAGTTAGTTGTCCCTCTGTTTGTGAAAACCTGCAACCAGAGGAACAAAAAGAATCCCAGAGTAAAAACAGTAAAGTGCAAAATCAGCCTTTAGCTGTACGTCATTCAAAGAGAGTGAGTAAGCCCTCAGTGTATTTTTTGCATGCCGTTGCCACCTCCAGAACTCCAACATACAGTCACAGTAATGCGCTCTTACGACGCTCCAAACAACTTCTGCTGAACAAGGCCTGCAatcaaagaaaacaagaaaaacagaacAGGATAGAACATTCGGTCTTGAAAAGGCACTGTTGTGAACAGGAGAGCGAGAACATCTCTCAGGATCTCACTCGAATAGCAGGTATTTCTTTAGACTCAAGATTTGCTCCAAAAGAGACACTCTGTTGGTGGGCAGCATCGGCTGAAGAAAAGACCTTGAACCAAGAGTTTGCCAGACGCATTCAGCTCATCTCTGACACCTGGGTCTCGGACACTGTGGAGAACCGGAGGGTAGACCTCCAATTCCAAGTAAACACTGGAAGTAGTTCATCGTTCACCAAGTCCAAACATTCTTCAGTAATTCAAACATTGTTCAGCTGCCCCCCTACTAAACCCAGATCCTGTAGCATGCAGCAACTCAGCTCCTGGTTTATGGAGACAACAGAGACACAGTCACTGGCTATTGTCAAGAAGACAAGCTCTCGCAATCATTATGAAGTTATGCACTTCCCTCGCTCTGTCAACAAACAAGGTGGCAAGTGCCAAAGTCCTCAGGCAGAACGACTTCGCAGACATCTCAAGAAGTTTGCCAAAACTTTGCCAAAGAGCCCCCTCCAACATGAAAAAGCCCAAAAAAGGTTGATGGTAATTAAGGAAGCTCCATCAATCCAAAACATTAGGCAACAACTCCTCGTTCACAAGAATGTAAGGGGTAGCCTCCACCAAGGAACTACATGGAGGCGCCCCTTAAGCAAATACAAGGCCACACTACTCCGGGTGAGGAGACTCTTCCAAACCCTAAAAGAAAGGAAGTGGGCAAATGTAAGAAACACCCAAGTAACCGCATGTAGGCCAGAAATGTTAATTGGACTTAAACCAAAACGGAAAGCTTTGAAACTGTTTAAAGAGGAGTTGTCTGAAGGTTCGAAGATTAGTTCTTTAGCCCAATCCGAGGAGCCTGTGGGTACACCAAAAGAGCAAAACATCTGCTCCAAAGCCTGGAGTCCTGAGACCATTAAGGAATGCCGGgtatttttgaaaaagattAACTCCCCAGACAACAAATCAGCCCAAGAGTGGGACTCCTGTACCGTGACACTGGATGATAAGTCAGCCTCTGCATTTGTGTTTGCTGGAAAGAAGAGGCAACTGGTTGGAGTTGTTCAAGCTGTGAAAAGAAAACGGTGCACAAATGGCATGGCTGCGTCTACAAAACCGACCGATTCGGCACGTAAATCACTCCAGAAGCTGGATGAAATGCCTTTGGGGAGGCAGAAGGGCAAATGTCCTGGCCTTGTGTCTGCTGAACCACCACCTGCAAAAAAGCTACGACAATCGCGGATGAAGGGCTTAAGTGGACCAAGGTGGTGTGACTTTGTGCTGG GAAGCTAG